From a region of the Xanthomonas rydalmerensis genome:
- a CDS encoding papain-like cysteine protease family protein, protein MLSFTSAVPADQVLTYALKDSTPGASPIRFSLACDGTMEYDCGHDIPPWTVDYYVNENKRNGKLLSNGQCQVPQAGSLISVDDGHHCVIGPPAPSALAGESFAPIDGVPATGENALLPALPQVLSTAAPGEPAIGFAPAHADAAPTVAPPRLRADIAGYVQQAQVQTQWCWAAVASSVATFYAPPPNPEFSQCWLACWATGADTCCADGGSAACNQPQLQSQALQHVGHRRASSAGRLSFAEVRAEIDALRPIAVTVLWARGGGHALVITGYSTLQSRPYVTVQDPSGAATALVALDDFPIGGSWNWTVTTRA, encoded by the coding sequence ATGCTCAGCTTCACCAGCGCGGTTCCCGCGGACCAAGTGCTGACGTACGCGCTCAAGGACAGCACGCCGGGGGCGAGCCCGATCAGATTCTCGCTGGCCTGCGACGGGACGATGGAGTACGACTGCGGCCATGACATCCCGCCATGGACGGTCGACTACTACGTCAACGAGAACAAACGCAACGGGAAGCTGCTCTCCAACGGCCAATGTCAGGTGCCGCAGGCCGGTTCGCTGATCTCCGTGGACGACGGCCATCACTGCGTGATCGGTCCGCCAGCGCCGTCTGCGCTGGCCGGCGAGTCGTTCGCTCCCATCGATGGCGTGCCCGCAACCGGGGAGAACGCGCTCCTGCCGGCGCTGCCGCAGGTGCTGTCGACCGCTGCGCCGGGCGAGCCGGCAATCGGATTCGCGCCAGCGCATGCCGATGCCGCGCCCACCGTCGCGCCGCCGCGCCTGCGTGCCGACATCGCCGGGTATGTGCAACAGGCGCAGGTGCAGACGCAATGGTGTTGGGCCGCGGTCGCGTCGTCGGTGGCGACCTTCTATGCGCCGCCGCCCAATCCCGAGTTCAGCCAATGCTGGCTGGCCTGCTGGGCAACCGGTGCCGACACCTGCTGCGCCGACGGCGGCAGTGCCGCGTGCAATCAGCCGCAGTTGCAGAGCCAGGCATTGCAGCACGTGGGTCATCGCCGTGCCTCCAGCGCCGGCCGGTTGTCGTTTGCTGAAGTCCGCGCAGAGATCGATGCGCTGCGGCCGATTGCGGTCACCGTGCTCTGGGCCCGAGGCGGCGGTCATGCGCTGGTGATCACCGGTTACAGCACGTTGCAGAGCAGGCCGTACGTCACCGTGCAGGATCCGTCTGGTGCGGCCACCGCGCTGGTCGCCCTGGACGACTTCCCCATCGGCGGCAGCTGGAACTGGACCGTCACCACCCGCGCTTGA